The DNA segment aattcattgagaatataaaatatagagtacataaattaaaataaataagaataaataaaaaatttaaaatagtaaggtgtttaaaaaaattcatttttttagagaatgttgatatttatttttaataaggtatttgtttttttttttgttaaaataaaaattggtagTCATCTTAGATTAGTAGTgtcttaaatttaaattatacacaTCGAGTATAACTTATAGTTGTTAGATAACAGATATTATACTGTTATATGTTTGAGTTTTTTCTATTGCTACAACGATAATTTTtatatcattatatttttttgtcctttttttaatcatattccTTTGTTAAACATCAAATTTCAAGATATATACAATTTTTACTTGAtattatttaatacaattcatatttttttaaattaatcttatctttttcaaatctaaaCAATAACATATATTGCCGTGCGAATGCACGGACTATTCTagatactttttattatatataatttttttaaaaatattgtattttttaagaCTTAAATCGAAATTTTCTTACTTGGAATATAAAAGATTTACTATATTAACCAACCtctcacacacacatatatatattttgtgacTATCTAACCTCACAcatataaatagttaaatacaCTAGTGTTAACATAAATAGAAAGTAAAATGTTACAGTAGGAAATAGTATAATAGAAACCCGGAAAAATATATCTAAACACAATTAACATAttaagtatatattaaaatcagatattaagataaaatataattaaaatacaaaatacatctttaaattttaagttatataTCTACTAGATTAAGATCTGTACGATAAACATAGAGTAAActgattatattatataatatatatttaaaatgttatattttttaaaaataaattagataatatgtaaattaatattaaatttgaaagtaaatttataaaaaatattgtacaATATATTTATTTGGTAATTTATATATGATTCAATATTATAGGTGCGCAAATAGCATTGTTAAAATattgtttttgtctttttttctgCCTGTTTATGAAGTACGGAATTGTTGTGTCTACGTGTTGGACACATTTCGGACGCGACACTCGTCTGATACGCGTGTCTGCCATATCCaaccgtgtcttaataaaaaataaaaaattcttttccGAACACACATAGACACACCTAAATGTTATCACATGTTAGCGTATccagtcttattcttaacatgtattcttagaataattttagaaataaaaatattttaaatacttttatataGTTAAAAGAAGACATTAAAGtcgattaaaaaaattattttatattttaatattaataaaatattaaaaattcattgtaatgtatctaaaaaatactttattttttatatatattgtgtttCCGTatcttataagattttaaaatttatgtgttcGTATCGGTCTTGTGTCCGTATCCGTGCATCATAGCTGCCTGCAGTATTAgaaacaaaccaaaacaatatATATGCATGTATGTTTATCATGAAATGTTGCGTTGTTCCTTCAcgaaacaaaattaatttcatccaaaacctctttttttattattattttatttgtgatAGAACAATGCTTCTAATTCCATCGAGATAACGTATACCAAAAAAAGAAACAGTAAACAGAAACTATTCTCAACacctctatccttttgcatcccattgttaaaaaaataaaaataaaaaaattgttatctttttcttctttcttttcttattttttcctTTAGAATGGAGGCATTAGGGTGAAGATGTTCTGCAAAGGGATGGAGGGTGTCATAGATGGTCAACTATACATATATTGCACTCAATCAttaaacaataacaaaaaataaaaaaggaaaaaaatattaaatacaataGTGAAGTTTAAGGCCATCAATGTCAAACGTTTTCTAACTTGGACGTCCATCTGAAGATCTGTATAAAGGTGCAATTCCAGAATGTGGAGGAGAACTATTTGAAGAAAAATCAAGAGTGCTATTTCCTTCAAATTGCTTCCACCTTTGAAGTGCTTCTGGCAATGTCATGTTAAAGTTTATTCCATATATTTCATCAACATCTGGTTCCGTAGGCTTCCACACCTCAATAAGAGGCGAAAGCACATTCACCACATGGCTCATGTCAGGCCTTTGGTGTGGCTCCCTTGCACAGCAATGGCCTGCTAATTCTGCAACTGTATTGATGCTACTCAAGGTTTCCTCATCAGCTTCAATTGTCGAGTCGATGATGGTTCGAAATGAATCTTTGTCAAGTAGCATTCGACGAAACCATGAAACTAGGTGGAAATTCTCTTCTGGTCTACTTTCATCAAGTGCTTTCCTTCCAGTTATGAGCTCCATCAGAATTACCCCAAAACTATACACATCAACCTTTGTTGTAAGTCTTCCAGTGGCTGCATCATTTGTGAAATAAGacatataaatacatatgtagCTGTCTtaagttgatagttaaaaattattagatggtAATTTAGTCAAACATCTAACTATTCTTGTCTATCACTTGACATGAAGACATCTGCACTTGAATTTTCACCATATAATGCGTCATAAATTAAATCTGGTGGCTAGTAtagtatagaaaaaaaaaaagcatttaATATGTACCTACCTGCATACTCTGGTGCTAGATATCCAAAAGTTCCGGCAAGTCTGGTCTGAAAGGAGGCTTTTCCTTGCGGAGCAAGGCGAACTAATCCAAAGTCAGCAACTTTAGCTCGCATATCATCGCCGAGCAAAATATTAGATGGTTTGAGATCCCTATGGATAAAAGTTTGTTGGGCTAAACCATGAAGATATTCGACACCTCTAGCAACATCCAAAGCAATAATGAGTCTTGTCTTCCATTCAAGTGGTTTTAACCCTTCATTTTCCCAGTGGAATAGATGTCTACTAAGAGTACCTTGAGGCATGTATTCATAAACAAGAAGTCTCTCATTTTCATCCAAGCAATACCCCATGAGATTAACCAAATTCCTGTGTCGAATCGTGACCACTGCCGTTTCAGCCATGAACTCATCCACTCCCTTCTCTGCCACTATTCCTGATTGCATCCTTTTAACTGCAATCCTTGTCCCATCATGCAATTTCCCTTTATATACAGTGCCAAAGCCACCTTTTCCCAGCACATTTTCTTCAGCAAAATTATTAGTCACTGCTTTCAAAACGTCAATTGAGATCAAAAGATTACCACTGGATTCAACTTGGTAAGCATTATTAGAAGGACTGAATACTTCTGCTCCTCCACCATGAACACCAGCACTTGCTATCTTTAACATGGCATTTCTATCACCAGAATGATTAGGGTGTATCACAATTGCGGTTGGATGTTGAAACTTTCTTGCATGCTTAGGTTTTTTGCGGCACAAGAACATATATATCAAAATCCCTGGAACAAGTAAGATAAAAATCCCCAGCAAAACTCCTACAATAACGTAATTAGTAGTgttgttcttattattattattatcattattattattattctcatCATCTTCAGAATCTGAGGAGCTGGAAGAACTGGGTCTATCCTTTCCAATATCAGGATTCCCATCTAATTTAAGAACTACACCATCCCGGAATTTAGGTACATTaccatataaattattattggaAACATCTAATTCCTGCAAATGAGGCATAGTGGTAAGTTCAGTTGGTATTTTACTAGTAAGATTATTGTTTGAAAGAACCAACTTTGTGACAGATGTAAGGGTAGCAAAACTAGGAGAAATGGCACCTGACAAACCCATGCCTTGAAAGTTAACAACTGAAATGTTCCCACCTGAGCAAATTATCCCAAGCCATTTATTACCACATGGATCATTACCCCACCAAGTCTTAGCAAAAATTAGAGGATAACCCAAGGGCTCAATAGCAGATAGTAAAGCATTGACAACGCTACTGCATGGTTCCCCAGGAATGGGTGTGCAGTATTGATTTCTCCCTTTATCCAAGTAATTGTCAACTCCAACACCATCTTTGAACTTGGGAGGGGACCCTTGAAAGAGATTGTTAGTTAAATTCACAACTTTCAAACTTGGAAGAGTGGTAAGTGAGAGTGGAATAACACCAGTCAACTGGTTGTCCCTTAAGTTTATATCATAGAGATGATTATGGTTAGACATGTCTGGTATAGGACCGGTAAATGCATTACCATGAGCCCAGAATTGCTTAAGGGATGTCATGGTTTTCAACACAGAAATGGTACCGTTGAGCCTAGAGTTACCGTTGACCAAAACGGTCTCAATTGAACTAGTAGCAAGGCTTGGAGGCAAAGGACCTTCAAGAGAATTACCAGAAAGCCCCAAGAAAATCAAACCTGGGAAATGACCATTCTTGCCAAACAAGTCAGGGATTGTGCCAACAAAGCCAACTCTCTGAGCAGTGAAAGTTCGGAGTGCAACACAGTCAGCAAGGCTTTGAGGAATCTGCCATGGAGGGAAAGGGATGTCGTCCATGTTCACTTCTTGCAAACTACCCAGCCCTTTGAAGATGTCATTGGGTATGCTGTTGAATTTGTTGTCATGAATGATCAACTTTTGCACCGATTTGGGAAGATAAGGGAACGATCCTGTGAGACTGTTACCTTGGCACTCCAAGTTTTGCAATGCTGACAGCTTCTCAAGCTCCTTGGGGAGAGTGCCTTGAAGATTCTGGTTTCCAATTTGTATGGCAGTGACGCGTTTCGCCGAATCACATTGAATGCGCCTCCATTTGCATACGTCAGGGTCCGTCCATTGAAAGCTCATTGGAGCATTGATGCTGCTTTTCAGAATCCGAATCACATCTGCATCACTACCACTACTCTGACACCGACCCACACCAACCACCGTAAGAAGCGCTATGATGATGATCAATCCCCCTGCACCTTTCTGCATTGTGAAATCAAAACAATGGAAACCGAGAACGATCCCCAAAGGGTTTAAGAATAAAGTTTATTACATTGCATTGAACGAGGGGAAAACTCCCCCGAACAACAAGAAAAAGCTggaattttttctttgttgagGGAAGAGAAAGGTCAGAGAAGGTGCaattggaagaagaggcagagaaagagagaaggaaCGAATTGAACattttttccttgtttgattgggaagagagatcgAAAATGGTGGAAATTGATGGCTTGCATTGCATGTTGTAAATCTCTGTCTTCGGAGGACAGTGCAcgtaaatttattatattggaTAATAACAAATGGAAAAGTATAAGGAACCCAAAATTTATCagccaaaaactaaacaaaattattttaatttatatcaataattaattaattttaaattttttaaatttaaaatttaaaaaattttaaattgattaaataaagctaactaaaacttataaaaacttttctcttttttctcacaTTAATCTATCAATTtctaacaatcacaaattcgaaaaatatataaaaaaacatccatttaatatgaaaaagaaacattctaatacttagtagaaaaaacatccatatatattaactcgtaaaaattttgaattcatccaaagATATTTGGCTGGGTTTTGGCTGATATGCTTTTGGTTCCCTAGCTTTACTCATAACAAATTAATTACTGAAACAAATAGTTGTTAACTCATAATAATGTTATATTACTTCGCAAAAATATACCTTTCCCCCAATTTGTAATACTAGTGATGCCCCGCGCACGGTCTTGTAcatgatatgaaaaataaataatttgatattttaattaaaatgaataaatataattagttaAAATAGAACGCGCATGTTATTTTAtacatttataaataaaaaaataaatataagaaaatgcatacatattaaaaaaataatgagtgaaagatatgttaaataaaatagagatagaataaaaaaaagtaagaaattaaaagaaaaaagaaaaaaaagaagagaaaagataaaaaattaaaacaaaaggaTGAAAAATAGTAAAGTGTAAGTTTAGTAATATGCATcctatgaattttttttataaattcaaagatcatttaacttttttaatttggtcaaaatttaaaaagtgtgaaaaaaattatatgtgaACATGTAATCTATTAATTTACTATTGtttataattatctttttttattgtgaatatattatactataatattttaaaatatttttcaattctcttttagcAATTttccataaaaatataaatgaaaaataaaatagatagagaatcaaaattaaaaggTAATAATAATTGGTGGAGGGTGGCTGCTCTTTTTTCTCTGATGTTGAGGTTAGAGTAGGCTTAGAATTTCAGGATtagtaaattattaatttgaagaaattttttttgttaattatttattaatttattaattattaatattaattgttatacatattggtaagaatttgtttatttaatgttaaaaaaatgtgcattgatattatgaaattaatagtaaaatataaaaataattattaaaaaatttttggtaaaattagaatttaataaataaaaaattatggatgagtatattaaatattttaccaattaaaaaaaattttaaagatattttcgtaaaaatacaatttagtaaataaaaaaaatactttgttAAAACGTATTTGAATAAACTGAATCTTATAAAATaggttaatattttaatttatctttatatttaatataatagagCAGTATCATTACAAAAAATAACCACCacataaaataacattaatataaaaacaaaacaaaataaattataaaatattatcaaatacTTCTTTAAATACGATATTTTGAGTTAAAGTAGAATCATTATTTTCCTCGCCAGATACCAAAATTCTTAAACCATCTTTACTCTTCACTCGAGAAATAGCGATATAGAGTTGACCATGAAAAAATTTCGGTCGATGCAAGAACAGTCTAACACTGGATAAAGTTTGACCTTGACTTTTATTGATAGTCATTGCAAAACACAAGTTTATAGAAAATTGTTTCCGTTGAAATTTGAAAGGTATCCCAGCATCACTCGGAATTAAATTCATCCGAGAAATGAAAACTTTATCTCCAATGTGACTCCCTGAGACCATTTCAGCTCCAATCACATTTGTCCCTAGATCTCTAACAATAAGGCGAGTATCATTGCATAAGCCACCAGCTGGATCAatatttttcaacaaaataATAGGCACgcattttttcaatttcaatgagTGGTTTGGTAACCCTGAACATTttatttgattcaaaaatttagtatttatccAGTCAACATCAACGTCACAATAAGCATCACTATCACATATAGAATCAACATTTATATACTCTTTTTCTATCCCAGGTAGCAATTAAACAATGTGATCATTGATTTCTTCAACAATCTCTACTGTTAGAGCTAATATGGCTCTGTCTTAGAAAAAATCAGtatcatcaaaatttttaactatGTCAGAATAAATTGCATTTATAGTATCATCAACTGGAttatcagaaaaaaaaaatcagaaactCATTTGAAATTTGAACAAAAGGCTTTTCGTTAATTATTGTCTCAATATGCCCTTTTTCAATCTGAAGAATCCAATCAGAAAAACTTTTCAATTCTTTCAGATTTGATTGATTTCTAGCACTTTCTAACCGCATATTTGTTATCAACGTCAACACTTCAAAGTGCTTCCAAAGAATTGATTGATGCCATAACTATCTCAGCACAAGAAGCTTTAGGAATAACAGGCAAAATCTGTCGAAAATCATCTCCAAGAacaattatttttcttccaaaaGGTAGATCTTTGTAAGACACCGAAATCGACGTTATTATGTCTTGAAAACTTCTGTCTAAAGCTTCAAATGCCAGCTTGTTAGTCATTGGAGCTTCATCCCAAATAATCAGCTCAGCAAGCCGAATTAAATCAGCCTTAGGACTATCTTTCGGAATTCTACAAATAGTATCTTCATTCAATTCAAGTGGGATACAAAACATAGAATGAGCTGTCTTACCACCAGGTAACAATAATGAAGCAACTCCACTTGAAACaatattaataacaattttTCTTTGAGAACGCAATTTGGTAGATAAGAGtctatacaaaaaaatttttccaaTCCCACcaaacccataaatgagaaacAACCCATGTTCCTTGTTAGTAACACAATGTATAATCCTATTATAGATTGACTTCTGTTCTTCATTCAACTTTGAAAAATTTGAATCGTGTTCTTCAAGCACCACATAAATGTCATATTCCAATTCACGCAACACCATAGAATTACTAAATTATGAGACCAAATCAATATTAGGAAGAGACATACCAGCAAAATCTTTTATGATTTTCCATTGGCCTGTAGTAATTTCTCTATTTCTATTAGGCAAAATGTTTGTAACTCTTCGTCAGTCATTGTTAttcttgcaattttttttttcagttagtAAATTCATCAAGATATCAAAAATTTGtattgtttgaaattttttccTATCATGCTATGTATGTACTCCAAACTTTGTGCATatcattttctatttatttattgttaagaTTTTTTCTTAAtcctataaataaaaaagatgagtAAATATCCATTTTGGTTCTCAAAGAATTTTAAATCAGACATTTTAGTttccaactaaaattaattactcgattagTCGTCTCTAACAATTAATtccgtcagtcacttaggtccttgGCTTCGGTAACTCTAACGGAAGGCAAAATAGTTTCTGAAAA comes from the Arachis duranensis cultivar V14167 chromosome 7, aradu.V14167.gnm2.J7QH, whole genome shotgun sequence genome and includes:
- the LOC107458280 gene encoding receptor protein kinase TMK1-like yields the protein MQKGAGGLIIIIALLTVVGVGRCQSSGSDADVIRILKSSINAPMSFQWTDPDVCKWRRIQCDSAKRVTAIQIGNQNLQGTLPKELEKLSALQNLECQGNSLTGSFPYLPKSVQKLIIHDNKFNSIPNDIFKGLGSLQEVNMDDIPFPPWQIPQSLADCVALRTFTAQRVGFVGTIPDLFGKNGHFPGLIFLGLSGNSLEGPLPPSLATSSIETVLVNGNSRLNGTISVLKTMTSLKQFWAHGNAFTGPIPDMSNHNHLYDINLRDNQLTGVIPLSLTTLPSLKVVNLTNNLFQGSPPKFKDGVGVDNYLDKGRNQYCTPIPGEPCSSVVNALLSAIEPLGYPLIFAKTWWGNDPCGNKWLGIICSGGNISVVNFQGMGLSGAISPSFATLTSVTKLVLSNNNLTSKIPTELTTMPHLQELDVSNNNLYGNVPKFRDGVVLKLDGNPDIGKDRPSSSSSSDSEDDENNNNNDNNNNKNNTTNYVIVGVLLGIFILLVPGILIYMFLCRKKPKHARKFQHPTAIVIHPNHSGDRNAMLKIASAGVHGGGAEVFSPSNNAYQVESSGNLLISIDVLKAVTNNFAEENVLGKGGFGTVYKGKLHDGTRIAVKRMQSGIVAEKGVDEFMAETAVVTIRHRNLVNLMGYCLDENERLLVYEYMPQGTLSRHLFHWENEGLKPLEWKTRLIIALDVARGVEYLHGLAQQTFIHRDLKPSNILLGDDMRAKVADFGLVRLAPQGKASFQTRLAGTFGYLAPEYAATGRLTTKVDVYSFGVILMELITGRKALDESRPEENFHLVSWFRRMLLDKDSFRTIIDSTIEADEETLSSINTVAELAGHCCAREPHQRPDMSHVVNVLSPLIEVWKPTEPDVDEIYGINFNMTLPEALQRWKQFEGNSTLDFSSNSSPPHSGIAPLYRSSDGRPSNSTWYFDFGCFNHMSPLRHLFSSLSTTTNTPSVNTANGSLLHATHKDFIFQSTLNLPDTYYIPKLNFNLISVGQLVDLSFDVTFFISGCCVQDRLTGQIIGIGRKVESLMNIVKLNLELAYVVFLVMTLNTSIIVVGILSLNPPALPPSPSPDDFRSDADPAPTVIPSPTTRSSKEVVDSIWVYKIKTHSNGSIDHYKARSVAQGCMQEYGINYEETFAPVARLTSV
- the LOC107458279 gene encoding uncharacterized protein LOC107458279; this encodes MVLRELEYDIYVVLEEHDSNFSKLNEEQKSIYNRIIHCVTNKEHGLFLIYGFGGIGKIFLYRLLSTKLRSQRKIVINIVSSGVASLLLPGGKTAHSMFCIPLELNEDTICRIPKDSPKADLIRLAELIIWDEAPMTNKLAFEALDRSFQDIITSISVSYKDLPFGRKIIVLGDDFRQILPVIPKASCAEIVMASINSLEAL